agcctcaaggttagacctgatccttgactcagcttggccacaaaatggcgcagacagtcttttATTTTGATGCCTTAagtttttcggcaagatttaatacatcttgctcggattggtgatttttctgcaaggtttaagacatcttgctaaggattgattgaactgcctcattctgattccatattttataggttcaactagtcttttaggtgagagattgcaagtctcggtattgtcgctgcctttgggatgacaatgaacgaccctcccaaccaacctgagggagagcctcaaggttcgACCTGATCCTttactcagcttggccacaaaatggcgcagatagtctgctatttcaatgcatagattttttggcaagatttaatacatcttgctcggattggagatttttcagcaaggtttaagacctctttctaaggattgattgaaatgcctcattctgattccatattttataggttcaactagtcttttaggtgagaggttgcaagtctcggtattggtgCTGCCTTTGAGATGAcgatgaacgaccctcccaaccaacctgagggagagcctcaaggtaagacctgatccttgactcagcttggccacaaaatggcgcagacagtctgctattttaatgccatagattttgcgGCAAGATTTAAATActtcttgctcggattggagatttttctgcaaggtttaagacaccttgctaaggattgattgaaatgccttattctgattccatattttataggttcaactagtcttttcggtgagaggttgcaagtctcggtattatcgctgcctttgggatgacgaagaacgaccctcctaacgaacctgagggagagcctcaaggtaagacctgatccttgactcagcttggccacaaaatggcgcagatagtctgctatttcaatgccatagattttttggcaagatttaatacatcttgctcagattggagatttttctgcaaggtttaagacatcttgctaaggattgattgaaatgcctcattctgattccatattttataggttcaactagtcttttaggtgagaggttgcaagtcttggtattgtcgctgcctttgggatgacaatgaacgaccctcccaaccaacctgagggagagcctcaaggttagacctgatccttgactcagcttggccacaaaatggcgcagatagtctgctattttaatgtcatagatttttcggcaagatttaatacatcttgctcggattggagatttttctgcaaggtttaagacatcttgttaaggattgattgaaatgcctcattctgattccatattttgaaggttcaactagtcttttaggtgagaggttgcaagtctcggtatcatcactgcctttgggatgacgaagaacgaccctcccaaccaacctgagggagagcctcaaggttagacctgatccttgactcagcttggccacaaaatggcgcagacagtctgctattttaatgccttaaatttttcggcaagatttaatacatcttgctcggattggtgattttttagcaaggtttaagacatcttgctaaggattgattgaaatgcctcattctgatcccatattttataggttcaactagtctttcaGGTGAGAGGTTGGAAGTCTCGGTATTgttgctgcctttgggatgacaatgaacgaccctcccaaccaacctgttCTGGCGAAGCCAGTTtgttttgatcatgttgatcagaACTGTCAGATTTGCCATGtgcttatgtttatgtttacattGGGCAGAACCACTACCAGGATGATGTCTGTCATGTGATAACTGCTGGCTATTGTTGATTGGCTGCCCTTGCAGTGTTTATTCTGGGAACAGTATAAAGGCCTAGGAGTTCAGGGAACTAATTGCATTCCAAGCTGAGACTTTGGCTGAGTAGGAGCCAACACCGATTTCTTGAGAAGACAGAAGATTGCCAATGGTGGACACCTGGCTGGTATGGTAATTCAGCCATGGTGAGGTGAAGGATCTGTGAGCGTGGATAGCCGGTACAGGAGAAGGGCCAAGGAAGCTTCTGCTGTTTTAGAACTATGCATGTGGGCTTAGTTCAGTACATGGTGGTACTATAATTGTTGGCTTGACCCCGAGCCCAAGGTGTGTCTGGCGACACCCTTTTCTGGAGAAGGAAGCCATCTTGTCCAGAGTTTATACATTGGAAAAAGCAGACCAGACTTGTAATTTATCTGCTACAAAAAGATGTTCTTTGCTCTATTGTTGATGCACGGATTTGATATACCGGTGAGGTGATGGTGTGGAACATCGATGTTTAGTTGAAGACGAAGTCAACCCATAGATTGTAGGCGTCAGTTAGTGATGGTGGTTTATGGTGCCAGTGTTCAAGAAGTTTGATGTTCTTCCTACCCTGTGAGATATCCTTGTGAGAGGTCATTGATGTTGTGACGGTTCCGGAAGACGAGACGGCGGTGCCCGTATTTCCCACCCGTACTACAGTAACTCATTGATGATCAGTCCAGTCTAATTTGATCTCACCATTAGCGAAAATCGGTGTCTTGGAATGCCATTAGTCTGGACTTGATTACCTTTGGAGTATCACATCAAATCAGTTAGTGCTCAACGTTAGAGTTTGTCTTTGCTTCACGCTCGGTCGTGAAGTGTTTTGTTTGAAGCACCGGTTGTGTTACCGTTTGTCGGGCACTTTGTATCGTGGACCAGAAGCACCTGTTGTGTTACCGTTTGTCGGCACTTTGTATCGTGGAACACTTTGTATCGTGGAATTATATCCAACTTAACTTAAACTGCCCCTTAGTGGATTGCAACTCCGTTGAGGTGAACAAGCTACAGCTCCGGGCCAAGTGGAGAGAATCGGAGAAGAGAGGCGTCCGAAGACGAGAGCGAGAGGGATCGGCCCAGCTGTGGATTGTGGATAGACGAACGACAAGGATTGACAACGTGATTGACTTGGTTAGTATGGTCAATCCTCGTACCTTTAATACAGTCCTCTAATTTTGATATTGCTTTGCAGCCACGCATTAACatttggtctctccgaccggatccTATCTGATTTGGAGAAAACGTTACTAGTCCTAAGGGTGCAGTTTAAGTTGAGGAGTTTTATAGACTGATtttattatattcgtcaaaaattgtcattttgttgcTGTTTCTTCGACCGACTCGATGGCCACTCGTCCACGGCGTGAGCCGTGAGGGAAGGCGAAGACCTGCTCGCTTTGGTGAATATGAATGTGATGAAGGTGCCAGCTACTTGGGTGCTCCAGCCAGTCAAATGATGATGAGTGATGCTGACACGCAGTTGAAGTTAGAGCGAGCGACCCGCAGCCTGGAGAAGCAGTTTAGTCGGAATGTTACCAAAGCTGAAGGTGTGATAACTTCCTGGGGAAGACGAACTTTGCTGAGGTCCGTCGAGAAGCCCCTACATCAGacctttgatgaattgaagtcCGTTGTTGCGGATTTGTATTGCATGATGGGAGACGCCGAGTATTACACCAAGCTCCAGGATTGGTTTGATGAGATGACAGCCCATGCAGAGGATGTGTTTGATAACATCACCCAGCATTTGTATACCCGCCAAGGCGAACCTGAGACCTGTTTTGAAGGTAGCATTCATTCCGATCGATTGAGCGATGTCAAAGTTTGGAATTGGTTGATGGAGACTACCACCAAGTCCAGGGGTACCGGTCTAGAGAAAGAAGAGAAACCTACCGAGAATCAGCCTAAATCGACTGCCCAGTTACTTTTAGTTGCCCAGCGGAATCCAGGTGGTAGTCATCGCCTGAGTCAGACAGATGCGGCTTCACAGCCCATAGGTGAGAAACCAGATGCTGATGACGACAACCGAGATGAGGAGACTAGAGAATCTGGGGAAGAAGATACGCAACAGCAGACTAAGGTGAAAGAGGTTGTGGTTGAGAAGAATATGGTAGGAGATGGAAAAGTGGTTGTAAAGGCTGAACCTGAACCTGAGCAGCATCGTGAACCACCTGGTGAACCATTGGTATCAATGAAGCGCAAGATTGCCAGCAACATACAAGATGGGGTTACATCAGAAAAGAAGATTGAAGACGGTGCGAAGCCAGAATTGTTCAGCAGTCGCCCAGGTCCTTTCCAATTCAGTCGACACCCAAGATTTCCAGTGGGAGCGATGCCGATAAAGAGAGAAGAGCCTACTCAGCCTAGTCGATCAATCATCAGGAATGCACCAGTTAGGACTAGAAGGAGTCCCAGACGAGAGCCTAGTCCAGAGCGGGAGGAAACCAACCCAGCAGCACTCCGTCAGTTCTTCCAGGGGATAGCCCAGGGGATAGCCAAGCCGAAGTTGCGACATTTCTCAGATGAAAAGGACAACTACTTTGACTGGCGAgaacaatttgatatttttgttgacTATGCCAAGATTCCAGTGAAGCACAAGATGGTAATGCTGAAGTCTGCCCTTGGTGGCAAACCGCTCAAGTTGATTGAGAATTTGGGATACACTGAAAGACAATATGAAATGGCATTGGATAAATTTGACATGCGATATGGTGGCGATAGGCGATTGTTACAGAAGCAGATTGACAAACTGAATGACACACCCAGAGTTAAGATGGACGATATACGCAGTATTGAAGAATTCGCGGACACACTGTATGACACCGTTGGGAAGATGGCTGAAAGTGGTCGCCGAGATGAACTGATTGGTGATTCAGCGATGTTAACCATGGTGATGAGGCATGTTCCTGAATCTCTACTGATGAAATACTATGACACAGACCCCGATGAAGATGGTTTGGCTACCTTTGCTGACTGGCTGATGAGCTATGTGAATAGACGTCTGGAGTTATTTCAGCTTAGAGCACCAGCAAAGAAACCCAGTGACACTTTTAAGAGGCCGGATGGCGAGATCCAGAAGAAAAGGACCTTCTATAGAGACAAGAATATGTCGTGGAATTCCAACACCACCCAGATGACAGCATCCTCCAAAGTCAAATGTCTGAAGTGTGGAGACAAGCATGGGATCGAGCAGTGCAAAGAGTGGAAATTGATGACTGTTCACCAGCGATGGCTGTTTATCAAGGATAAGGGAGCTTGCTACCGGTGTTTGAACAACACCGCCCATAGAGCCAGAGATTGTGACAAATCAAAAGTCTGTGGGAAGGATGGTTGTGAGAGGCAACATCACTCAGACTTGCATTCTACGCCCAAACCAGGCAAGAAGGATGACAGGAGAGATGAGCCAGTTCCACAGAAGAAATATGACCCCTCCTTTCAGAAGAAAGGAGAACCTGAGAAGAAAACCACTCAAACCAGCAGTCGTGTCCTGGCAGACAATATTGCTATTGATGTAATTGCACTGAGGTTGATTCAAGTGTTTGTTTTGGGGAAGAATGGGGAAAAGGTGACAGTCAATGCTTTACTGGATGAGGGCTCCGATACAAGCTATATACGTGAAGGAGTGGTGCAATCATAAGGCATCAGTGGCGTCAAAGGGCAGCTGGAGATAGCAATGTTCTCCAGTGCAGTGTCAACTCCCAGCTTGAAGACCAAGGTCATCATTGAAAGCCTAGATGAGAACTTTCGGAGGGGGATCGAAGTCTGGACCATGACGGAGATGTGTGCCAACATGAAGGTTTTGGATTGGGCCAAGCTGAAAAATGAGTATTCACATTTGAGTGGGATACCATTTCCCTCTTGTCCTGGAGGAAAGACcgtagaccttttgttgggtTCTGACTATCCTGAATTGGGAGTTTGTTTGGAGGAACGACTTGGAGATCCTGGCGAGCCCACAGCTAGAAGGACCCCCCTAGGTTGGACGTGTGTGGGGAAAGTGAGAGCTAGGAGTGGTTTGAAACAGCAGAGTCAGACATTGTGCATGACTTCTAGTCCATGATTTCATGCCCTGCCACTGGATGAAGGTTTGAGAGCCCTATGGAACCAGGACTTGATCAACTGCCGAGATGTTCCAAACTACACAGTTGACGAAAAGAGGGCCCTGGACATAGCGGAGAAAACAATGAGACCAATTGGTGACCGGTTTGAGATTGGTATCCCTTGGAAGCAAGACCAACCAAATCTTCCAGACAATCGAGGAATGGCAGAGAGGAGGCTGAGAAGCTTAGAAGCACATCTAAAAAAGAAACCAGAGGTGCAGCGACAGTATCGAGATGCCTTTCAACAGAATGTTGATAAAGGATACATCCAGAAAGTTGGACCAGTTGAGGCGGCTAGAGATGGATGGTACTTGCCCCATTTTGCTATCGTGAAACAAGACAAGCAAACCACCAAGGTGCGTATAGTGTATGATGCAGCTGCCAGGTTTGGAGGAACCAGCCTCAATGATGAAATGTTGCCTGGGCCAAATTTGCAGAAAGACATTCTGGAGATCCTGCTCAACTTCAGACGGCGCCCAGTTGCTTTGATTGGCGATGTGAAGGAAATGTTTAGTCAGATTGTGCTCCAGTTAGAATGTAGACGTTACCACCGCCTCCTGTGGAGAGATTGTTACACAGATCGACCGATGGATACTTATGAAGCCGTGCGAGTAACATTTGGTGACAGGGCATCCCCATTCCTAGCCATGTATGTGCTACAAGAGCAAGCTCGACGGGCAGCACCAGACTACCCCTTGGCAAGTCAAGTGATTAAGGATTTCACATACATGGATGATGTCACCGACAGTTTTGAGACCACTGCAATTGCCGCAAAGATGATACCGGAGCTTAAAACAGTTGAGAAGCCTGGAGGATGGACAATCCGGAGATGGAGCAGCAATGAGCGAGAAGTGCTTGTTGGCCTGAGTGAAGAAGACAAAGCGACTGGTGTCCACTTCCAAGACAGCGACCTGCCTACTATGAAAACCCTTGGTGTCTGGTGGGATGCTGAAACAGACGTCTTCAGTTACTCCGTGAAGTTTGAGATGACCACAGTCAACACAAAGAGGGAGTTATTGAGTCTGGTAGCATAAGTTTTTGACCCTTTCCAGTTTTTGGCGCCTCTTGTGATCCGAGGAAAGATTGCTCTGCAGGGGGCGTGGATGAGTGGGAAAGACTGGGATGCTCAGCTGACTCCAGATGTGAAAAAGGTGGCAAAAGACTGGATCCAGGAGATGAGTCAAGCTCAAGATCTGAAGATTCCGAGGTGTTACAGAACGCGGCCAATCACTGATGTGAAGCACATTTCGATACATGTCTTCTCCGACGCGTCCCGAGAAGCCTATGCTGCCTGTTGCTACCTAAGATTTCTGTATGATGATGATACGACACAGGTGACATTCGTTGCTGCCAAGGCAAGAGTTGCCCCGCTGCGGGCTATCAGTATCCCAAGATTGGAGTTGATGGCAGCGGTGCTAGGTGTAAGGCTAGCCCGTATCATAGCCAAGATGCTGGAGATCTCAATTGGAGAGCACAGATTTTGGACAGACAGTACAGATGTACTATACTGGATCAGGGGACAGTCTCGACGGTACAAGCAGTTTGTGGCAAACAGAGTATCAGAGATACATGAACTCACCTCCCCCCAGCAATGGTGTCACATTCCTGGAAAATTAAACCCAGCAGACGACCCGTCACGAGGTGTGAAGATGACCGAGATGACTGACGATAAGAGATTGTGCAGAGGGCCAGATTTCCTGTGGAAAGGAGAGGAAGAATGGCCAAGGCAGGTGATGGAATCACTTGATGTGTCTGGAGCAACTGTTAGTGAAGTAGCCATGGGTGAAGAGAAGAAAGAGGCGAATTGCGCAGTAGCCCAAGTGAGTACACCAGTTCTACCAGCCGCATCATTTTCCAGCTGGACCAGATACCGAAGAATGGTGGCCTGGATGCTGTGCTTTGCCAAGAAACTACCCAAGAGGAAAGATGGGATGCGATCATTTACCCCTGATGAGTTGAGGCAAGCTGAGATTGGGATTTTGAGAGATGCTcagagacaagtcttcaagTCTGAGATGTTGAGTGTACAGAAAAGTGAAGAACCCTGCCGTGGAAGTCTGAGAGATCTATGTCCCATGATTGATGACGATGGCCTGTTGAGAGTTGGTGGGAGATTGGAGAAGTCAGATCTGCCCTATGACGCTCAACACCCAATCATACTGCCCAAGAATCATCCTGTGACCACGTTGATCATCCGATCATTCCATTTGTTGGCATACCATGTGCGTGGAGTGAATGGACTGCTTGCCGATATCAGGACGAGATATTGGCCGGTGAATGGGCGAGAGGCTGTGAAGAAGTACGAGCTCACATGTGTCAAGTGTAAGGAACGAAAGAAGAAATTGTACCAGCAAAAGATGGCGTCACTACCTGGTCTGAGGGTCAAGATTCCAATCCGAGCGTTTGCCCACTGGAGTTGATTATGGCGGGCCATATCTTGTcaaggtgaccaggaagatgaggGACAAACGATACTTGTGTTTGTTTACCTGTTTGGCGTCTCGAGCGGTACACCTGGAGGTGGCTTTTGGATTGGATACCGCCAGCTTTCTGAATGCGCTGAGTAGGATGACAGCCAGACGAGGGCGCCCTCAGGTCATGGTCTCTGATAATGGAACAAACTTCCGGAGCGCTGACAGAGAATTAAGAGAACTGGTAAATGAACTTGACCAAGAACGCATCACCAATCATCTTGCAGAGAAAGGTATTGAATGGCGGTTCAATCCTCCCTTAGGAGCCCATCATGGAGGCGTCTTTGAGATCATGATAAAAGCTGCAAAGAAAGGGCTCAAGGCAATCCTGGGAGAGGCAGTGGTGAATGATGAGGGGTTTTCAACAGCTGTGGCAGAGGTAGAAGGTCTTCTGAATGCCCGACCTATCACCTACTGTGGCCAAGATCCGAAAGATGAGAATGTGTTGACCCCGAACCACTTTTTGATTGGACAAGCCGGGGGACAACTTGCTCCAGAAGTCACAGATGAGATCGCTTTCCATCCAAGAAATAGGTGGCGTTATGTACAGGACTTGGTGAAGAAAGTGTGGATTCGATGGCAAAAAGAATTCCTGTCCTTACTGCACAACAGACCAAAGTGGTTCAGAGTTGAAGAAGACATTAAACCTGGAGACATAGTGTTGATGGCTGATCCAGCAAAGCCGCGCGGGAGATGGCCATTAGGACGAATTCTAGAGGTCTTCCCGGGATctgatggcagggtcagagttgTTCAAGTCTTTTCAAGAGGAAAAGAATGGCGACGACCAGTGAGCAAGCTAGTGCAGATTTTGTCTGCAGACGAAGACGCGAGAAGACCGATTTTGGATGATCGAAA
This is a stretch of genomic DNA from Lineus longissimus chromosome 2, tnLinLong1.2, whole genome shotgun sequence. It encodes these proteins:
- the LOC135499619 gene encoding uncharacterized protein LOC135499619; translation: MRPIGDRFEIGIPWKQDQPNLPDNRGMAERRLRSLEAHLKKKPEVQRQYRDAFQQNVDKGYIQKVGPVEAARDGWYLPHFAIVKQDKQTTKVRIVYDAAARFGGTSLNDEMLPGPNLQKDILEILLNFRRRPVALIGDVKEMFSQIVLQLECRRYHRLLWRDCYTDRPMDTYEAVRVTFGDRASPFLAMYVLQEQARRAAPDYPLASQVIKDFTYMDDVTDSFETTAIAAKMIPELKTVEKPGGWTIRRWSSNEREVLVGLSEEDKATGVHFQDSDLPTMKTLGVWWDAETDVFSYSVKFEMTTVNTKRELLSLVA
- the LOC135499627 gene encoding uncharacterized protein LOC135499627 translates to MSGKDWDAQLTPDVKKVAKDWIQEMSQAQDLKIPRCYRTRPITDVKHISIHVFSDASREAYAACCYLRFLYDDDTTQVTFVAAKARVAPLRAISIPRLELMAAVLGVRLARIIAKMLEISIGEHRFWTDSTDVLYWIRGQSRRYKQFVANRVSEIHELTSPQQWCHIPGKLNPADDPSRGVKMTEMTDDKRLCRGPDFLWKGEEEWPRQVMESLDVSGATVSEVAMGEEKKEANCAVAQVSTPVLPAASFSSWTRYRRMVAWMLCFAKKLPKRKDGMRSFTPDELRQAEIGILRDAQRQVFKSEMLSVQKSEEPCRGSLRDLCPMIDDDGLLRVGGRLEKSDLPYDAQHPIILPKNHPVTTLIIRSFHLLAYHVRGVNGLLADIRTRYWPVNGREAVKKYELTCVKCKERKKKLYQQKMASLPGLRVKIPIRAFAHWS
- the LOC135499635 gene encoding uncharacterized protein LOC135499635 — its product is MTARRGRPQVMVSDNGTNFRSADRELRELVNELDQERITNHLAEKGIEWRFNPPLGAHHGGVFEIMIKAAKKGLKAILGEAVVNDEGFSTAVAEVEGLLNARPITYCGQDPKDENVLTPNHFLIGQAGGQLAPEVTDEIAFHPRNRWRYVQDLVKKVWIRWQKEFLSLLHNRPKWFRVEEDIKPGDIVLMADPAKPRGRWPLGRILEVFPGSDGRVRVVQVFSRGKEWRRPVSKLVQILSADEDARRPILDDRNQKMTSLADNGDDEDEE